The Magnolia sinica isolate HGM2019 chromosome 10, MsV1, whole genome shotgun sequence genome includes a window with the following:
- the LOC131216961 gene encoding large ribosomal subunit protein uL30y-like isoform X1 produces MADAEPKPLTYIPETVLKKRKNNEEWAIKRREQLAVRKQRSKENRKLLFRRAEQFIKEFRDKELDLVQMKHRKKKKRPSRGKVEGKLLFIIRIGGTNDMHPKSQKVLHMLRLKHIFDGVFVKANEGLMDMLQRVEPYVTYGYPNMKSVKELVYKKGYGNMDRQRVPLTDNNIIEQALGKYSIICLEDIVHEIATVGRHFKEVVSFLWPFKLNKPEGLLQKKRTLYKDGGDSGDREDNINELISKMN; encoded by the exons ATGGCGGATGCAGAACCAAAGCCCCTCACATATATTCCGGAGACAGTGCTGAAGAAAAGGAAGAACAATGAAGAATGGGCAATAAAAAGGAGGGAGCAATTGGCAGTACGAAAACAGAGAAGCAAAGAAAACCGGAAACTCCTCTTCAGAAGGGCTGAGCAGTTTATCAAAGAATTCCGTGACAAa GAGTTGGACCTCGTCCAAATGAAGcacaggaaaaagaagaaaaggccaTCGCGTGGCAAAGTTGAAGGAAAACTGCTTTTCATTATTCGCATTGGGGG CACAAATGATATGCATCCGAAGTCTCAGAAGGTTCTACATATGTTGCGGTTGAAGCACATCTTTGATGGTGTTTTCGTAAAAGCAAACGAAGGACTGATGGATATGTTGCAGAGGGTTGAACCATATGTGACATATGG ATATCCTAATATGAAGAGTGTGAAGGAGTTGGTTTACAAGAAGGGTTATGGGAACATGGATAGGCAGAGGGTTCCTCTCACTGACAACAACATTATTGAACAG GCTCTTGGAAAGTACAGTATCATCTGCCTTGAAGACATTGTTCATGAGATTGCTACGGTGGGGCGTCATTTTAAGGAGGTGGTTAGCTTCCTGTGGCCTTTCAAGCTAAACAAGCCAGAAGGACTTCTACAAAAAAAGAGAACCCTGTACAAGGATGGTGGTGACTCCGGTGATCGAGAGGATAACATCAATGAACTCATTAGTAAGATGAACTGA
- the LOC131216961 gene encoding large ribosomal subunit protein uL30y-like isoform X2 translates to MKHRKKKKRPSRGKVEGKLLFIIRIGGTNDMHPKSQKVLHMLRLKHIFDGVFVKANEGLMDMLQRVEPYVTYGYPNMKSVKELVYKKGYGNMDRQRVPLTDNNIIEQALGKYSIICLEDIVHEIATVGRHFKEVVSFLWPFKLNKPEGLLQKKRTLYKDGGDSGDREDNINELISKMN, encoded by the exons ATGAAGcacaggaaaaagaagaaaaggccaTCGCGTGGCAAAGTTGAAGGAAAACTGCTTTTCATTATTCGCATTGGGGG CACAAATGATATGCATCCGAAGTCTCAGAAGGTTCTACATATGTTGCGGTTGAAGCACATCTTTGATGGTGTTTTCGTAAAAGCAAACGAAGGACTGATGGATATGTTGCAGAGGGTTGAACCATATGTGACATATGG ATATCCTAATATGAAGAGTGTGAAGGAGTTGGTTTACAAGAAGGGTTATGGGAACATGGATAGGCAGAGGGTTCCTCTCACTGACAACAACATTATTGAACAG GCTCTTGGAAAGTACAGTATCATCTGCCTTGAAGACATTGTTCATGAGATTGCTACGGTGGGGCGTCATTTTAAGGAGGTGGTTAGCTTCCTGTGGCCTTTCAAGCTAAACAAGCCAGAAGGACTTCTACAAAAAAAGAGAACCCTGTACAAGGATGGTGGTGACTCCGGTGATCGAGAGGATAACATCAATGAACTCATTAGTAAGATGAACTGA